From Malaya genurostris strain Urasoe2022 chromosome 2, Malgen_1.1, whole genome shotgun sequence:
TAAAGAGAAGGGTAACGAGGAATTTAAAAACGGCTCGTGGGAATCCGCCTTGATGTGGTATACCAAGGCAATCAAACTTGGTGAGAAGCACAAAGATCTACCAGTATACTACAAAAATCGTGCAGCGGCGTACCTCAAGCAGGGTAATTTCGAGAAAGCTCTAGACGACTGCAGCAAATCATTGGAGGGATGTCCAAACGACCCGAAGGCTTTGTTCCGAAGGTTTCAGGCATACGAAGGTTTGGAAAGATTCGAAGAAgcttataaagatttacgtaccgtTCACACCCATGATCCCAACAACAAGACCATCAAACCGCATTTGGAAAGATTACATGAAATAGTGCAGGAAAGAGCTCGCGCGAGGGCTCAAACATCGAATAAGGTAACCCAGATGTTTCAAATTGCCTTCGATATAACGGCAGCTATTGATAAAAGGGAACAAGCAATGAATAATATAGTTGTACTTGCTCGTGAATCTGCTGGAGCTGAAGTCATGCTAAAGGAAGGATTGATAACTCGTATCGGCAAGCTGTTGAAAGTGGAAAAGAATAACAGTATCGTAGTAAATGCTATTCGTACCATCGATGAAGTGTGTACCAAAAGCCAGGATCGCACGAAAACGGTTATAAAGGAACTGGGTATTCCATGGTTTTTGCAAATCCTTGACAGCAACATAGAGGATCGGGTGGCAGCTTCACAGCATTGCATGCAGACTGTATTAAATTCGCTAACAGGCATGGAAAACAAGGAAGAATCAAAGCCGATTAAAGAACTTGTTGATGCCAACCAGAGCCTGATCGATACTCTGCTATCATGTTTGGTATATTCAGTGACGGATCGTACGATAACAGGAATGGCGCGCGATGCAATTATAGAATTATTGATTAGAAATGTACATTACAAAACAATCGACTGGGCGGATAAACTTGTAGACATGAAAGGTTTGCTACGGCTGATGGAAGTCTGTTCCGAACTGGAAGAGTACAAGTATGAGAGTGCGATGAACATAACGCCTTCGTCGAGAACTATTGCGTCTGTTTGTTTGGCTCGTATCTACGAAAACATGTACTACGACACCGCCCGTGAAGTGTTCACGGAACAAATATCGGACTTCGTTAAGGACAAATTGCTAACACCAGATCATGAGTCAAAGGTGCGTGTAACAGTGGCAATCACATCGCTGCTTCTTGGGCCCCTTGATGTGGGAAATACGATGGTATCGAGAGAGGGAATTATGCAGATGATTTTAGTTATGGCACAATCGGACAACCTTTTGGAACAGAAGGTATGGTTTTCTTCgcatatttttaataatttaccCTGATTTGGGATCTCATTATCAGGTTGCCTGTGAGTGCATCATTGCAGCTGCTTCTAAGAAAGATAAAGCTAAGGGACTTATCCAATCCGGAGCGGAGATTCTCAAAAAGTTATACacatctaaaaatgaagaaatccgTGTTCGCGCTTTGGTTGGTCTCTGTAAGCTGGGTAGTTCCGGCGGACTGGATGCTTCGATTCGTCCGTTTGCCGATGGTTCGACTAAAAAACTAGCCGAGGCCTGTCGTAAATTTTTGATCAAGCCTGGTAAGGATAAAGATATTCGCAAGTTTGCGGTTGAGGGGTTGGCTTATTTAACGCTGGACGCCGATGTAAAGGAAAAGCTGGTGGAGGATCGACCGGCTATCCAAGCATTGATAGAGCTCGCTAAAACAGGAGATCAGTCTGTTATTTATGGTGTGGTTACAACACTGGTCAACTTGGTTAATGCTTACGAGAAACAGGAGATACTTCCAGAGCTTAAACAGCTTGCCACCTTTGCGAAACATCATATTCCCGAGGAACATGAGCTTGACGATCCTGATTTTGTTAGTGCGCGAATCATTGTGCTGGCAAATGAAGGTATCACAGCTGGTTTGGTGGCGCTTTGCAAGACAGAAAGCGATAACAGTAAGGAAATGATTGCTCGAGTGTTTAATGCACTTTGTGGTGAACAGGAGGTTCGAGGTAAAGTTGTACAGCAAGGTGGGGCGAAAGTACTACTTCCTTTGGCGCTGAAAGGAACCGACAATGGGAAACGACATGCTGCGCAGGCTCTGTCACGCATTGGAATTACCATCAATCCAGAGGTGGCATTCCCAGGTCAAAGAAATTTAGAAGTTATCAGACCATTCATGAACCAACTTCATCCGGACTGTTCATCATTGGAGAACTTTGAAGCGTTAATGGCCCTGTGTAATTTGGCTGCTATGAATGAATCTACAAGACAACGTATTTTGAAGGATTATGGACTTAATAAAATCGAATCGTACCTGTCGGAAGATCACGTGATGCTTCAACGTGCCGCCACTCAAGTCATCTGTAACTTGGTTCAATCTCCGGATGTCATTGAAATctacgaaaaagaaaacgatcgcGTGAAATTGCTTGCTCTGCTTACACAAGAGGAGGATGAAGAAACTGCCAAAGCGGCATCTGGAGCATTGGCCTATCTCACCGGGATGAGCGAGAAATGCTGCGAGAAGATGTTTTCTCCGGCTTCTTGGCTTGAGATTTTCCAAACTCTAGTAGCTAATCCAAGTCCAGACGTTCAGTATCGTGGAATGGTCATCATTTATAATATCGTCAAGACAAACAAGGTACTCGCGGAAAAAGTTTTCGATACAGAATTGCTGCGAATGCTGTACGGTGCTACACAACTGAATGATGAGAAACGTGCCAAAGCGATCAAAATGGCAGAACAGTGCCTTAAAATAGCAGAAGAGTATCGACTGATTGAAGAGAACAAGGATGCTGATCTCGAGCCGGATGTTTTCCAGCAGCATCAGGAGGCGACTATCGAAGAAGTCAATGATTGAGAGCAGAGTGGTTCCAATTTTGGCCGTACTTAAGTGCATTAATGAGGAAGGAGTTTCTttcatattttataatttatttagaATTCCTCCTATAACCTTTTAGATATTAGATATAAATTTATTGTGTAATGAATAAATTGACATCTTTAATTAATTTGACACCTTTTGGTAAAATGACAGAAAACTCATTCGAAGCTCTAAACTCACCAAAACTTATAACACGCAAGCATACAGCTCTTTTGATGGTATTAATTCAATGGTGTACATCCTGCTTCATGCAATCAAAGGACGTTTGCTTAACGAAAAAAAACTACTGATATATGTTTATGCATTCATTGTGATGGAAACCGTAAATCCACTTATTGAcgatgtcaaaaaaaaaatcatagatGCTAAAATTTGAATTGTCTTTTTGTAACATgttgattttccatatggggctTATATGCCAGTATGATCCGTGTACCAGTGCTACaccttttctgcaccgataccgcTGACGTAGCACTTATCAAAAGCTCATTGTAACGCTGCgaaatgaaattgtttgtcgtAGTCACGGGTTACTGTTTAGGTTCGCATCATTTTCGtacgtttattcatgccttggTGTAGAattaaatacaaattatttgtatttggtagaaCCATAAACAAATATATAGACTAGACACTGGCGATCTTTTTTTGATGTACATCACGGTCCTCCGTAAAACTGGCAACAATGACGTTAAACTGGCAGCGGTGCTGAGTTCCCATATTTACAATTCACATGTCAAACTATTTGAACACTGTTTTAAATTGCATTTATAACGTCAGCAAATACCTGGCGATGATAAAAGTGTTTGTGTTTTTTCTGGTCAATTGGATAATTGTGTTAATCTGTATGGGAGTAGCAAATTCGGCTGTTTGATGAcaagttttccttttcgtttggTTTAATAAATGGATTTTTGAACCTTGATTTTTGCATTTAGAAACACTTCGAGCTTTTTCATATAACGCATTGAACAGGTAGCAGTTAGGCTATGATGTCTGTCTGACAGCAACTCAACTGAACGAGGAGAACTAAGGCTTTGCCTGACGAAGAAGGTATTCTTCGAGTGGTCAATCGAATATTACATGTACGATGTGAGAGCGGTAACAGTAAATAATATACTGTACTGCAAATTTTGATAAACGGAAGTTGATTAAaatccattttttcaatctaCTAAATactattggcatattgtcgcaaaactgaaatgtagaggcgctgcttgtttacagatgatactttcagcaagagctgtcaaatcggtaggaaaatttctaattactccaccttttcaacgatttcttttgaaaacgggcaaattcatttgaaaaatcatagtggaagtttaagaaaaagtttttactctgaggtggtaatgttgatcttagttcattgtgcgaaatctaccgtttattcagaatatagCATAAaatttggtttgataccatttttcaaatgcctggaaataacaaacaaagtatccaaaataaatagtactcgatcgctatacattctagtactcgagaaatcaacattacactggtttctgtttaaaaaaatgttgatccgaataaacctaaccttacccaatttcacacatttctgacgaatttccatgtttaatcgtagtttacactgaaaaaagtagtagtaatcactttgaaatcgattttcttctactccaagtgtacttttattgctgatatatttttgtactattgaataaacgataaaaatgttgcaaatcattactgccgatatgaaaatttccgaaagaatcctccttttcttggttccatttttcattggcaggtgtcgctaccggtaaatcagctttgcgacaatgtgccaatactGAATTTTAGTTTTTTCGTTAGCTGACGATTTTCATACAAAGTGCAACAATTTAAGTCAAGTGCAGTCTTGTTTACAAAAGTATTCTGAAAgctaaaaaaattgatattaatattttttacccCTTTTGATTATTAATATATTATTCTAAATAAATCGAAACTGTTGCTTATATTCACAGATATGCCATGTTTAAGGTCATATTTGATCATTTCGGTATGGTGTGAAATAGACACAATACATTTTGTTCGTCATatcaattttgtattttgtcgtaaatacgacttactttactatggggtgccttttcaaaatttaccctctgagagagtaataagtttttgatcgtgaatatttcttgttgtatataacgaatcaacataatttttgctacatgcgatcggaaatatgatcacaatttttgataaaattttcagttgtgtgacataatctcaaattgtgtgaaattcacagtaatcgagatcaagtgaagccttatttctatttgcgaaaaatgtggaaaaggaaaatgcttgcataattcatacaattgatcaactaattggtattcggaagtgttaaggaacatgtcagttgttttcgtattcacgacatccagttatgtctctgacattacccacctggcTTTTTTTTATTGGTAACAATAATAATTTGAAAGGAAAATAAGACCACTGAAGGCAATATACAAAATATCTTAGCTGTGAGCTAGGTCCTATTAGAAGCCGCAGCGATGAAGACGAACTGTAATATATATtaattaacaaaataaattaacaTTAATATTTATTAAATCTTACTATTGATTAGATTGATTTAAATTAGTTGACTTTAATCTTTTTAGTCATGTGCTGGACCGCGGGAAACGTCTCCTATGCCTCTGAGAATAAAGCAAATGGCCCGTGGCCCGATGTTTTCGATACAGTGGACTTACACTTCGTCATTTTCGTAAATGACCATATCTTCCTGCAATCTGATGTGTTTTAGAGCATCTTGTCGGTTTGAAAAATTATGTATTTTCATGAAAACACGCAACCCCGATTCATAAATCAGAACTGAGCTAAAAAATTCGCTATGcctcaaaattatttaaattaattcGTCATACttattcatggacatacgaactatttttggttatgctggtgtcctgaataccgtttctggaagtaccataaaaatgacaaaaactttagaGAGGAATTTACTTCTCCATTTCATGGACTGCTTACTCGATTGTCACAAGTTTAGATTGAAAGAaagaattttaaggtttcatGCAATTTCTGTCTTCGATTCGTTTTgcagttaaaaaatttcaataatttttattattaaaataatttaatgaaaactaaacacaatgAAGAATATTCATACGAAAAACACATGTTGATTGATGAAAAAGGTATCAGTTATAAAATACACTGTTTGTGCGAAAAGCGcatatttaatttcattttcttCGTGTTCCGCCTTCGGCTTATCAGTGCTTAAATAGTGCTTTTCGCACAAACTGGgtaatttataaccaaaaatcCCTAAATATTCACATTCTGCGGCGGCAAGCCAGTCGTCACTACTTTTCGTTCAAGTCATCAGAAAGGATATTACTCCTCGGTGTAATATCCAGAAAGTGCTACATGAATAaggtaaactttgcgtctgtttagcggtttaaattggtCTGCTAAGTAGAAATGGCAGTTCAAttggaactgctttaagcactgatgagctgaaggcGAAGATAATGAAATTAAATATGTGCTTTTCGCACAAACCGGTTACTCTAtaaccaaaaacccctaaatgtatgAATTCTTGTTTTACATGAATCGTATTTACTtagaaatgccttactcttcaccaTACGGGGTCAGGTGTCTATTGAAAAATGCAAAACAACctttttctatcataatttCGAGCGCttttaactcagtcatttgttgatggatttatataatttaactaccaatcgattaggaaacatttaacttgaaCA
This genomic window contains:
- the LOC131429865 gene encoding protein unc-45 homolog B produces the protein MVSEIMAKDQENPNTCKEKGNEEFKNGSWESALMWYTKAIKLGEKHKDLPVYYKNRAAAYLKQGNFEKALDDCSKSLEGCPNDPKALFRRFQAYEGLERFEEAYKDLRTVHTHDPNNKTIKPHLERLHEIVQERARARAQTSNKVTQMFQIAFDITAAIDKREQAMNNIVVLARESAGAEVMLKEGLITRIGKLLKVEKNNSIVVNAIRTIDEVCTKSQDRTKTVIKELGIPWFLQILDSNIEDRVAASQHCMQTVLNSLTGMENKEESKPIKELVDANQSLIDTLLSCLVYSVTDRTITGMARDAIIELLIRNVHYKTIDWADKLVDMKGLLRLMEVCSELEEYKYESAMNITPSSRTIASVCLARIYENMYYDTAREVFTEQISDFVKDKLLTPDHESKVRVTVAITSLLLGPLDVGNTMVSREGIMQMILVMAQSDNLLEQKVACECIIAAASKKDKAKGLIQSGAEILKKLYTSKNEEIRVRALVGLCKLGSSGGLDASIRPFADGSTKKLAEACRKFLIKPGKDKDIRKFAVEGLAYLTLDADVKEKLVEDRPAIQALIELAKTGDQSVIYGVVTTLVNLVNAYEKQEILPELKQLATFAKHHIPEEHELDDPDFVSARIIVLANEGITAGLVALCKTESDNSKEMIARVFNALCGEQEVRGKVVQQGGAKVLLPLALKGTDNGKRHAAQALSRIGITINPEVAFPGQRNLEVIRPFMNQLHPDCSSLENFEALMALCNLAAMNESTRQRILKDYGLNKIESYLSEDHVMLQRAATQVICNLVQSPDVIEIYEKENDRVKLLALLTQEEDEETAKAASGALAYLTGMSEKCCEKMFSPASWLEIFQTLVANPSPDVQYRGMVIIYNIVKTNKVLAEKVFDTELLRMLYGATQLNDEKRAKAIKMAEQCLKIAEEYRLIEENKDADLEPDVFQQHQEATIEEVND